A window from Vanessa atalanta chromosome 16, ilVanAtal1.2, whole genome shotgun sequence encodes these proteins:
- the LOC125069799 gene encoding transcription factor ATOH8-like: MSTNTFIANTEDVTRADAKERILERDAGFVSGGEDDDSCSGPAHSDDSGVRLVESDSRVKRDRSPNCLAPPKKRIRLDSREDLASPECENPTSPFRPWSFAEEPQQEPLSLVKKTSETSLLRQRRRPLEPPAPKVPTPTPDTRPGPPRVPPHPGVVESFADRSKPREQRNYKNMTRERRIEANARERTRVHTISAAFDTLRKSVPSYSHNQKLSKLSVLRIACAYIAALSAAIEPEADLSEAVEKVTQTIHTEGKLRKKKDEP; this comes from the exons ATgtcaacaaatacatttatagcaAATACTGAAGATGTTACTCGAGCTGATGCGAAAG AACGCATACTAGAACGTGATGCTGGTTTCGTATCAGGCGGAGAAGATGATGACTCGTGTTCCGGTCCCGCACACTCCGATGACTCCGGTGTAAGACTTGTCGAGTCAGACTCGCGGGTCAAGAGAGACCGATCGCCAAATTGTCTCGCGCCTCCAAAGAAACGCATCCGTCTTGACTCCAGAGAAGATTTAGCGAGTCCTGAATGCGAGAACCCCACCAGTCCTTTCAGGCCTTGGTCTTTCGCCGAAGAACCGCAACAAGAACCTCTTTCATTAGTTAAAAAAACCAGCGAAACTAGTCTATTAAGGCAAAGGCGGAGGCCATTAGAACCTCCAGCGCCTAAAGTTCCTACACCAACACCAGACACAAGACCCGGCCCACCGCGAGTCCCTCCTCATCCTGGTGTCGTCGAATCATTCGCCGACAGGTCGAAACCGAGAGAGCAgagaaattacaaaaacatgaCAAGAGAAAGGCGGATAGAAGCGAACGCCAGAGAAAGAACGAGAGTTCATACCATAAGTGCGGCCTTCGACACGCTCCGGAAATCTGTACCGTCGTACAGTCACAACCAAAAGCTGTCTAAGTTGTCTGTGCTACGGATAGCGTGCGCTTACATCGCGGCGCTATCCGCGGCTATCGAACCGGAGGCTGACCTCTCAGAAGCAGTGGAAAAAGTCACGCAAACTATACACACTGAAGgcaaattaagaaaaaagaaagACGAACCTTGA